The Rhinoraja longicauda isolate Sanriku21f chromosome 15, sRhiLon1.1, whole genome shotgun sequence genome includes a region encoding these proteins:
- the gpr34l gene encoding G protein-coupled receptor 34 like, with product MATMANMSSLVVFPDNITQPTMSSSASVKESDCIIKDGFLSTILPIFYTIICVIGLLSNLLALWVFYFNQKKAMSISTYMKHLALADLLLLLCLPFRISYHIREYAWLAKSYFCKIIGAFFYINMYVSIAFLVLISLDRYLKITRPLRKFRIHNMKWSSWISMGVWVFTFLLMLPFIVLSILKSKESNCFHYKKQSLTAGSMNLVAVIFIFILSLLFLVSYAKIAVKLYRISQGKKREQIRKVSTRAILKTFVVLAIYIVCFMPYHIVRIPYVLSQMDQISGCQSKRILHVANELVLCLSALNSCLDPIIYFFLSNSFRRTIIYTVHGKFNKTFPKTNGMMNSFRSITEI from the coding sequence ATGGCCACCATGGCTAACATGTCATCGTTGGTGGTATTCCCTGACAACATCACCCAGCCCACAATGAGCTCCAGTGCATCAGTCAAGGAATCGGACTGTATAATTAAAGATGGCTTCCTTTCAACCATATTGCCTATTTTCTACACTATTATCTGTGTGATTGGGCTGCTGAGCAACTTATTGGCTTTGTGGGTGTTTTACTTCAACCAGAAGAAGGCAATGTCAATCTCTACGTACATGAAGCACTTGGCCCTGGCTGACCTCCTCTTGTTGCTCTGCCTTCCTTTCAGGATCTCCTACCACATCAGAGAGTATGCTTGGCTGGCTAAGAGTTACTTCTGCAAGATCATTGGGGCCTTCTTCTACATCAACATGTATGTCAGCATTGCATTCCTAGTGCTGATCAGCTTGGACCGCTATTTAAAGATCACCAGGCCTCTCCGCAAGTTCAGGATCCACAACATGAAATGGAGTTCATGGATCTCCATGGGCGTGTGGGTCTTCACATTTCTGCTCATGCTACCCTTTATTGTGCTGAGCATCTTGAAATCAAAAGAGTCAAATTGCTTCCACTACAAGAAGCAATCTTTAACAGCCGGTTCAATGAACCTGGTCGCAGTCATTTTTATTTTCATACTCTCGTTGCTTTTCCTAGTATCCTACGCCAAGATTGCTGTCAAGCTTTACAGAATCTCCCAGGGGAAAAAAAGGGAGCAAATCAGGAAAGTGAGTACCAGAGCCATTCTGAAGACTTTTGTCGTTCTTGCGATATACATTGTGTGCTTCATGCCGTACCACATTGTCCGGATTCCGTACGTTCTGTCACAGATGGACCAAATCTCTGGCTGCCAATCGAAGCGTATCCTGCATGTAGCCAACGAACTGGTGCTGTGTCTCTCTGCCCTCAACAGCTGCCTTGATCCAATCATCTATTTCTTCCTCTCCAACTCCTTTCGCCGGACTATAATTTACACCGTTCATGGAAAGTTCAACAAGACTTTTCCCAAAACCAACGGGATGATGAACAGTTTTAGATCCATCACAGAGATCTGA